A region of Bacteroidetes bacterium GWF2_43_63 DNA encodes the following proteins:
- a CDS encoding preprotein translocase subunit SecY, producing MSRLVNTFKNINKIEDLKKRILYTLLIILIYRFGSYVVLPGIDPNALGALQNQGQDGLLGLINMFSGGAFSNASVFALGIMPYISASIVVQLLGIAVPYFQRLQREGESGRKKMNQITRYLTVIITVAQAQGYIANLASQIPAGGIYPFDAAVSQVPFLFRLSSTIILTAGTLFVMWLGERITDKGLGNGISLIIMIGIIARLPFALLAEFASRMEVSGGGLMVFIVELVFLVLVVVMTILLVQGTRKIPVQFAKRVVGNKQYGGVRQYVPLKVNAAGVMPIIFAQAIMFIPITLAGFANSDTFTGVIAAFTNPNGFWYNFTFAILIILFTYFYTAITINPNQMAEDLKKNGGFIPGIKPGKRTAEFIDTVMSRITLPGSMFLALVAIMPAIVSLFGVNSQFAQFFGGTSLLILVGVVLDTLQQVESHLLMRHYDGLTKSGRIKGRTSTGMGGI from the coding sequence ATGAGTCGTCTCGTCAATACCTTCAAGAATATCAACAAAATAGAGGATCTTAAAAAGAGAATCCTCTACACGTTGCTGATCATTTTGATTTATCGCTTCGGATCCTACGTGGTTTTGCCTGGTATTGATCCCAATGCTCTTGGTGCGCTTCAGAATCAGGGACAAGACGGTCTTCTCGGTCTTATCAATATGTTTTCTGGGGGTGCTTTTTCCAATGCTTCTGTATTTGCACTTGGAATTATGCCCTATATTTCTGCTTCTATCGTTGTTCAGCTACTTGGCATTGCAGTTCCTTATTTCCAGAGACTGCAACGTGAAGGCGAAAGCGGAAGAAAGAAAATGAACCAGATAACCCGTTATCTGACGGTAATTATTACTGTTGCTCAGGCTCAGGGGTACATAGCAAATCTTGCTTCTCAGATTCCTGCCGGTGGCATTTATCCGTTTGATGCAGCTGTTTCTCAGGTTCCTTTCTTGTTCAGACTATCCTCTACCATTATACTTACAGCTGGAACGTTGTTCGTTATGTGGCTCGGAGAGCGTATTACTGACAAAGGTCTTGGAAACGGAATTTCGCTCATCATTATGATTGGTATCATTGCCCGACTGCCTTTTGCTTTGCTTGCAGAGTTTGCTTCCCGGATGGAAGTCTCTGGTGGCGGACTCATGGTCTTCATTGTTGAGCTTGTATTTCTCGTACTGGTTGTTGTAATGACTATTCTACTTGTTCAGGGAACCCGGAAGATTCCGGTCCAGTTTGCAAAACGAGTAGTCGGGAATAAACAATATGGCGGTGTTCGTCAGTATGTACCTCTTAAGGTAAATGCAGCAGGTGTTATGCCTATCATTTTTGCTCAGGCAATTATGTTTATTCCTATCACGCTTGCCGGTTTTGCCAATAGTGATACTTTCACTGGTGTGATAGCGGCATTCACCAATCCTAACGGATTCTGGTATAATTTTACTTTCGCAATTCTCATTATTCTTTTCACATACTTCTATACTGCTATCACCATCAATCCTAATCAGATGGCTGAGGACCTGAAGAAAAACGGCGGTTTTATTCCGGGCATTAAACCCGGTAAGCGTACAGCGGAATTCATCGATACCGTTATGTCGCGCATTACCCTGCCTGGATCCATGTTCCTCGCTCTAGTGGCAATTATGCCTGCCATTGTTAGTTTGTTTGGCGTCAACAGTCAGTTTGCTCAATTCTTTGGAGGTACTTCACTGTTGATTCTTGTCGGGGTAGTTCTCGATACTTTGCAGCAGGTTGAAAGTCATTTGCTCATGCGTCACTATGACGGACTTACAAAGTCTGGCCGTATAAAGGGCCGCACGTCGACCGGGATGGGAGGAATCTGA
- a CDS encoding 50S ribosomal protein L15, which translates to MDLSNLKPADGATKKDKRIARGQGSGHGGTSTRGHKGAQSRSGYSRKIGFEGGQMPLQRRVPKFGFKNINRVEYRALNIDMLQELATANKLQEITPEVLRAHGLISKNDIVKILGRGKLTMKLDVKAHAFSTTAVKAIEEQGGQAIKI; encoded by the coding sequence ATGGATTTAAGTAATTTAAAACCGGCAGACGGAGCAACAAAAAAAGATAAACGCATCGCTAGAGGCCAGGGATCCGGTCACGGTGGAACTTCTACTCGTGGTCACAAAGGTGCCCAGTCTCGTAGTGGTTACAGCCGTAAGATTGGTTTCGAAGGCGGCCAGATGCCTCTGCAACGTCGTGTTCCGAAATTCGGCTTCAAGAATATTAACCGCGTTGAATATCGCGCTCTCAATATCGATATGCTGCAGGAACTTGCAACGGCAAACAAACTGCAGGAAATCACTCCGGAAGTGCTTCGCGCTCATGGTCTGATTTCGAAAAACGATATCGTAAAAATCCTCGGCAGAGGAAAACTTACCATGAAACTGGACGTGAAAGCTCATGCTTTCTCAACTACTGCCGTTAAGGCAATTGAAGAACAAGGTGGTCAAGCAATCAAAATATAA
- a CDS encoding 50S ribosomal protein L30 yields the protein MKKVRITLIQSLIDRPAIQRKNIQALGLGKMHSSVEHTATPQILGMIRKVNHLVKVEEI from the coding sequence ATGAAAAAAGTTCGCATTACATTAATTCAGAGTCTGATTGACCGTCCTGCAATTCAACGCAAAAATATCCAGGCGCTGGGCCTCGGTAAAATGCATTCAAGTGTTGAACATACGGCAACCCCGCAAATTCTCGGGATGATCAGAAAAGTGAATCACCTGGTGAAAGTGGAAGAAATCTGA
- a CDS encoding 30S ribosomal protein S5 yields the protein MANISINRVKSSDVEFKDRLVSIQRVTKVTKGGRTFSFSAIVVVGNEDGVVGYGLGKAKEVTSAIAKGIEDAKKNLVRVAILKGTLPHQQEGKFGGATVFLKPAAPGTGVIAGGAMRAVLESVGVKNVLAKSKGSSNPHNVVKATVDALMNLKDARMIAQLRGISMDKVFNG from the coding sequence ATGGCTAATATCAGTATAAACAGAGTAAAATCGAGCGACGTTGAATTCAAGGATCGTCTCGTAAGCATTCAAAGGGTTACAAAAGTGACCAAGGGCGGACGCACCTTCAGCTTCTCAGCCATTGTGGTTGTGGGCAACGAAGATGGTGTTGTCGGTTACGGCCTCGGCAAAGCAAAGGAAGTAACTTCAGCCATCGCTAAAGGAATTGAAGATGCCAAGAAAAATCTTGTACGTGTTGCCATCCTGAAAGGGACTCTGCCTCACCAACAGGAAGGTAAATTTGGCGGTGCTACTGTCTTTCTTAAACCGGCCGCACCTGGTACCGGAGTCATCGCTGGTGGCGCCATGCGTGCTGTCCTTGAAAGTGTTGGCGTGAAAAACGTACTTGCAAAATCAAAGGGATCATCAAACCCGCATAACGTAGTAAAAGCTACTGTTGATGCACTGATGAACCTTAAAGATGCTCGCATGATTGCGCAACTTAGAGGCATTTCAATGGATAAAGTGTTTAACGGTTAA
- a CDS encoding 50S ribosomal protein L18 — MAIKSRKEFSRKRIKMRIRKVVSGTGECPRLSVYRSCKEIYAQIIDDKSGKTLASASSRVKGVAEQKVTKTDKAKLVGKLVAERAVEAGIKAVVFDRNGYQYHGRVKALADAAREGGLKF, encoded by the coding sequence ATGGCTATCAAAAGCAGAAAAGAGTTCAGCAGAAAACGCATCAAGATGCGTATCCGCAAAGTGGTTTCGGGAACCGGCGAGTGTCCGCGCCTGTCAGTTTACCGCAGCTGCAAGGAAATTTATGCCCAGATTATCGATGACAAATCTGGCAAAACACTGGCTTCCGCATCATCACGCGTCAAAGGCGTTGCCGAGCAGAAAGTCACTAAAACCGATAAAGCGAAACTGGTTGGAAAGCTCGTAGCTGAGCGCGCTGTTGAAGCAGGCATTAAAGCAGTTGTCTTTGATCGCAACGGTTATCAGTATCACGGTAGAGTAAAAGCTTTGGCTGACGCAGCCAGAGAAGGTGGATTAAAATTCTGA
- a CDS encoding 50S ribosomal protein L6, translating into MSRIGKKQIDIPAGVQVNVSADNIVTVKGPKGELKQQIAPELKINIEGSVLHMERSNEERQVRSFHGLYRSLLANMVKGVSEGFTTTMELVGVGYKCLATGQLLDLSLGHSHNILFELPKEVSIETITEKGKSPTIILTSHDKQLIGQVAAKIRSFRKPEPYKGKGVRFKNEVLRRKAGKAAAAK; encoded by the coding sequence ATGTCAAGGATCGGAAAAAAACAGATTGATATACCGGCTGGCGTTCAGGTGAACGTTTCTGCGGACAATATCGTTACCGTAAAAGGTCCGAAAGGAGAACTGAAACAACAGATAGCTCCCGAATTAAAAATCAACATAGAAGGTTCGGTTCTTCATATGGAACGCTCAAATGAAGAGCGCCAGGTGAGATCTTTCCATGGTTTGTATCGTTCATTGCTGGCCAATATGGTTAAAGGTGTTTCCGAAGGGTTCACCACAACCATGGAGCTTGTCGGTGTAGGTTACAAATGCCTGGCTACCGGACAACTGCTTGATCTCAGTCTTGGTCATTCGCACAACATTTTGTTTGAATTACCAAAGGAAGTAAGCATCGAAACCATAACTGAAAAAGGAAAGAGCCCAACCATCATTCTGACGTCGCACGACAAGCAGCTGATCGGTCAGGTGGCAGCCAAAATCCGTTCGTTTCGCAAACCGGAGCCGTACAAAGGCAAGGGTGTCAGATTTAAAAATGAAGTTTTACGTCGTAAGGCTGGTAAAGCTGCTGCGGCTAAATAA
- a CDS encoding 30S ribosomal protein S8: MVTDSIADFLTRVRNAIKANHRIVEVPSNKMLVELAKLLHENGYILNYKVEESTFPKSLKVALKYNPINKLSAITEIKRVSRPGLRKYSPSDEIPKVMNGLGIAIVSTSKGLMTDKQARKENVGGEVICFVS, translated from the coding sequence ATGGTAACGGATTCCATTGCAGATTTTCTGACCCGCGTAAGAAACGCCATCAAAGCCAACCACCGCATTGTGGAGGTTCCATCCAACAAAATGCTGGTTGAACTGGCCAAGTTGTTACACGAGAACGGTTATATTCTCAATTATAAAGTTGAGGAAAGTACTTTTCCCAAGAGCCTTAAAGTGGCCCTAAAGTACAATCCTATTAACAAACTGTCGGCAATCACCGAGATTAAACGCGTGAGCCGTCCCGGTTTGCGTAAGTATTCTCCGAGTGATGAGATCCCGAAAGTGATGAACGGCCTTGGCATTGCCATCGTCAGCACTTCGAAGGGACTCATGACCGACAAGCAGGCCCGTAAAGAAAACGTTGGCGGCGAAGTCATTTGTTTTGTGTCATAA
- a CDS encoding 30S ribosomal protein S14 — translation MAKESMKAREVKRQKMVEKYAAKKEALKAAGDFTALQKIPKNASKIRLHNRCKLTGRPKGYMRMFGISRINFRQMALNGEIPGVKKASW, via the coding sequence ATGGCAAAAGAATCGATGAAAGCCCGCGAAGTAAAGCGGCAGAAAATGGTTGAAAAATACGCTGCTAAAAAAGAAGCTTTGAAAGCCGCCGGTGATTTCACTGCTCTGCAGAAAATTCCTAAAAACGCTTCTAAGATCAGATTGCACAACCGCTGCAAACTGACCGGACGTCCAAAAGGATATATGCGCATGTTCGGAATTTCGCGCATCAATTTCAGGCAAATGGCCCTGAATGGAGAAATTCCCGGAGTTAAAAAAGCAAGTTGGTAA
- a CDS encoding 50S ribosomal protein L5, with translation MAYIPRLREKYDKEIVPALMQEFQFKTVMQVPKLLKISVNQGVGGAVTDKKLIDFAVDEMTNVTGQKAVQTKSRKDISNFKVRKGNPVGVRVTLRGNTMYEFLDRLISVSIPRVRDFRGINDKGFDGRGNYTFGVTEQIIFPEINIDKINKITGMDITFVTSGSSDKEAHALLKSFGLPFKKH, from the coding sequence ATGGCTTACATTCCGCGATTAAGAGAAAAGTACGACAAGGAAATTGTTCCCGCTCTGATGCAGGAATTCCAGTTCAAAACAGTCATGCAGGTGCCAAAGCTCCTCAAGATTTCTGTCAACCAAGGTGTTGGCGGTGCTGTTACTGACAAAAAACTCATTGATTTTGCAGTGGACGAGATGACCAATGTAACAGGTCAGAAAGCTGTTCAAACCAAATCGAGAAAAGACATTTCAAACTTCAAGGTGCGTAAAGGCAACCCAGTGGGTGTTCGCGTTACGCTCCGTGGAAACACAATGTATGAATTCCTCGACCGTTTGATTTCGGTTTCCATCCCTCGCGTCCGTGACTTCAGGGGAATCAATGACAAAGGATTCGACGGCCGTGGTAATTACACTTTTGGTGTTACCGAACAAATTATATTCCCGGAGATCAATATTGACAAGATCAACAAGATCACCGGAATGGATATTACTTTTGTGACATCGGGCAGTTCCGATAAAGAAGCTCATGCATTGTTAAAGTCATTCGGTTTACCCTTCAAAAAACACTAG
- a CDS encoding 50S ribosomal protein L24 produces MKVKIKIKKGDSVKVISGNDRGTEGRVLEVFPDLNTAIVEGVKIVSKHSRPSAKNSKGGIIKKEAPINISNLMLVDKSGKVTRVGRQVKEDGTIVRYSKKSKEEIK; encoded by the coding sequence ATGAAAGTGAAAATTAAAATTAAAAAAGGCGACAGTGTGAAGGTGATTTCCGGAAACGACCGTGGAACAGAAGGTCGTGTACTGGAAGTTTTCCCGGATTTAAACACTGCCATTGTGGAAGGTGTCAAGATTGTTTCCAAACATAGTCGCCCTTCAGCCAAAAACTCAAAAGGTGGCATTATTAAAAAGGAAGCACCCATCAATATTTCTAATCTGATGCTGGTTGATAAATCAGGCAAAGTCACCCGCGTGGGTCGTCAGGTGAAAGAAGATGGTACAATCGTTAGATATTCCAAAAAATCAAAGGAGGAAATTAAGTAA
- a CDS encoding 50S ribosomal protein L14, whose protein sequence is MIQQESRLNVADNSGAKEVLCIRVLGGTKRRYASVGDKIIVTVKDAIPSGNIKKGTVSKAVVVRTKKEIRRPDGSYIRFDDNAVVLLTATDELRGTRIFGPVPRELRDKQYMKIVSLAPEVL, encoded by the coding sequence ATGATACAGCAGGAATCAAGACTTAATGTAGCTGACAACAGCGGGGCCAAAGAGGTACTTTGCATCCGTGTTCTGGGCGGTACTAAACGTCGCTATGCTTCTGTGGGAGACAAAATCATCGTAACGGTGAAAGATGCTATCCCTTCAGGAAACATTAAAAAGGGCACCGTGTCCAAAGCAGTTGTTGTTCGCACTAAAAAAGAAATACGTCGCCCCGACGGTTCTTATATCCGCTTTGACGATAATGCAGTTGTGCTGCTTACCGCTACGGATGAATTGCGCGGAACCCGTATTTTCGGCCCCGTGCCACGCGAACTCCGCGACAAACAGTATATGAAAATTGTTTCACTTGCCCCCGAGGTACTATAA
- a CDS encoding 30S ribosomal protein S17, protein MERNLRKERIGVVTSNKMDKSMVVLVERRLMHPKYGKFIKKTTKFAAHDEKNECTIGDKVRIMETRPLSKTKRWRLVEIIEKAK, encoded by the coding sequence ATGGAAAGAAACTTACGTAAAGAGCGAATCGGTGTAGTGACCAGCAACAAAATGGATAAATCTATGGTTGTTTTGGTTGAACGTCGCCTCATGCACCCTAAATATGGAAAGTTCATTAAGAAAACTACCAAATTTGCGGCTCATGATGAAAAGAACGAGTGCACAATAGGTGATAAGGTCCGCATTATGGAGACCCGCCCTTTGAGCAAAACTAAACGCTGGAGACTTGTTGAAATAATTGAAAAGGCTAAATAA
- a CDS encoding 50S ribosomal protein L29, whose protein sequence is MKIEVIKEMTTEELKERLTEEKKQSAKLRMNHAVNPLDNPGVIGQTKKTIARIQTELRKRELEIK, encoded by the coding sequence ATGAAGATAGAAGTAATAAAAGAAATGACAACGGAAGAACTGAAGGAGCGCCTGACCGAGGAGAAAAAACAGAGTGCAAAACTTCGGATGAACCATGCAGTGAACCCGCTGGATAATCCTGGCGTGATCGGGCAGACAAAGAAAACCATCGCACGTATCCAGACGGAACTGCGTAAACGTGAATTGGAAATCAAGTAA
- a CDS encoding 50S ribosomal protein L16: MLQPKKTKFRRVQKDKMKGNAKRGHQLAFGSFGLKTMEEAWLTGRQIEAARQALTRYMKREGQIWIRIFPDKPITKKPAEVRMGKGKGAPDSFVAPITPGRIMFEAEGVSLEIAKEALRLAAQKLPVKTKFVVRRDYSEA; this comes from the coding sequence ATGTTACAGCCAAAGAAAACAAAATTCAGAAGGGTCCAGAAGGACAAAATGAAAGGCAATGCCAAACGTGGTCATCAGCTTGCATTTGGTTCATTTGGACTTAAAACCATGGAAGAAGCCTGGCTTACAGGACGACAGATCGAAGCAGCCCGTCAGGCTCTGACCCGTTACATGAAACGTGAAGGACAGATCTGGATCCGCATATTCCCCGACAAACCTATTACCAAGAAGCCTGCTGAAGTGCGAATGGGTAAAGGTAAAGGTGCTCCCGACTCTTTTGTTGCCCCGATCACTCCGGGCCGCATTATGTTTGAAGCCGAAGGCGTATCGCTTGAGATTGCAAAAGAAGCACTGCGTCTTGCTGCTCAGAAACTGCCGGTGAAAACCAAATTTGTTGTACGCCGTGACTATAGCGAAGCATAG
- a CDS encoding 30S ribosomal protein S3, translating to MGQKTNPIGNRLGITRGWDSIWYGGKTFGEKLVEDDKVRKYLNVRLAKASVSKIFIERSVKLVTVTIHTAKPGFIIGQKGKDVDELREELKKITQKEVQINISEIKRPEVEAVLVANNIARQIEGRMSHRKAIKTAVASTMRMGAEGMKVSISGRIGGAEMSRTEHYKEGRTPLHTLRADIDYARSEAHTTYGRLGIKVWICKGEIFGKPDFYGIDAPKNDKKQRRGDRPDRGSDRGGQRPGGFSKPRGGKKNNSNQ from the coding sequence ATGGGACAAAAAACTAATCCTATAGGCAACAGACTTGGTATCACCCGCGGATGGGATTCTATCTGGTATGGTGGTAAGACTTTCGGTGAAAAACTCGTCGAGGATGACAAGGTTCGTAAGTATCTGAATGTACGTCTGGCAAAAGCCAGTGTTTCAAAAATATTTATTGAGCGCAGCGTGAAGCTTGTGACTGTCACCATTCATACCGCAAAACCCGGTTTCATCATCGGTCAGAAAGGTAAGGATGTTGACGAACTTCGCGAAGAGCTGAAGAAAATCACTCAGAAAGAAGTTCAGATTAATATATCTGAAATAAAACGCCCTGAAGTTGAAGCCGTTCTCGTTGCAAACAATATTGCACGTCAGATCGAAGGCCGTATGTCACACCGAAAAGCCATCAAAACCGCTGTTGCATCAACAATGCGCATGGGTGCTGAAGGCATGAAAGTGTCCATCTCTGGTCGAATCGGTGGAGCTGAAATGAGCCGTACCGAACATTATAAAGAAGGACGCACCCCGCTTCATACGCTCCGTGCTGATATCGATTATGCTCGTTCTGAAGCTCACACCACCTACGGCCGTCTCGGCATAAAAGTGTGGATTTGCAAAGGTGAAATATTTGGCAAGCCAGATTTCTACGGAATCGATGCTCCCAAAAACGATAAAAAACAGCGTCGCGGTGACAGACCCGACCGTGGTAGCGACCGTGGTGGTCAGCGTCCGGGCGGATTTAGCAAGCCGAGAGGTGGTAAAAAGAATAACTCTAATCAATAA
- a CDS encoding 50S ribosomal protein L22 — protein sequence MGARKRISAEKRKEARKEQFTAKLTGCPITQRKMRPVANLVRGKNADIALAILKTTSNSSSDYLYKLLTSAINNWQQKTENKIRMEEAGLYVKIINVDGGRMLKRIQPAPQGRAHRIKKRSNHVTIELGSRSEEVTNVETQE from the coding sequence ATGGGAGCAAGAAAACGGATAAGTGCCGAGAAGCGTAAGGAAGCCCGTAAAGAGCAGTTCACTGCAAAACTAACGGGTTGCCCAATCACCCAGCGCAAAATGCGCCCGGTGGCCAATTTGGTCAGGGGTAAAAACGCTGATATCGCACTGGCAATACTGAAGACAACTTCTAATTCGTCGTCAGACTATTTGTACAAGCTGCTTACGTCAGCCATCAACAACTGGCAGCAGAAAACTGAGAATAAAATCAGAATGGAAGAAGCCGGACTGTATGTAAAGATAATCAATGTTGATGGTGGTCGCATGCTAAAACGCATTCAGCCTGCTCCTCAAGGCAGAGCTCATCGCATCAAGAAGCGTTCGAACCATGTTACCATTGAACTGGGCAGCAGAAGCGAAGAAGTAACTAATGTTGAAACACAAGAATAA
- a CDS encoding 30S ribosomal protein S19 — translation MSRSLKKGPYVHHKLEKRVTEAQKSSKKMTINTWSRASVITPEFVGATIGVHNGNKFIPVYVTENMVGHKLGEFSPTRIFRGHAGQNKK, via the coding sequence ATGAGTCGCTCATTGAAAAAAGGTCCTTATGTGCACCACAAACTCGAGAAACGAGTTACCGAAGCACAGAAATCCAGTAAAAAGATGACTATTAACACCTGGTCACGCGCATCGGTTATCACTCCTGAGTTCGTAGGCGCAACCATTGGAGTTCACAACGGAAATAAATTCATTCCCGTGTATGTTACCGAAAACATGGTGGGTCACAAACTTGGAGAATTTTCTCCAACCCGCATTTTCCGTGGTCATGCCGGTCAAAACAAGAAATAA
- a CDS encoding 50S ribosomal protein L2 yields MGLKKFKPTTPGQRFKLVSSFDEITATAPEKSLVVPNKRSGGRNNTGKMTMRYIGGGHKKMYRLIDFKREKEGIPATVKTIEYDPNRSARIALLFYSDGEKRYIIAPNGLKVGQEIFSGKGVAPEIGNTLYLSEIPFGTVIHNIELNPGQGGKLARSAGSYAQLLSRDGKYAVVKMPSGETRQILQSCRATVGTVSNTEHNLEVSGKAGRSRWQGRRPRNRGVAMNPVDHPMGGGEGRQTGGHPRSRKGIPAKGFKTRRKKASDNLIIERRKK; encoded by the coding sequence ATGGGACTGAAGAAATTTAAACCGACAACTCCCGGTCAACGTTTTAAACTGGTGAGTTCGTTCGACGAAATAACGGCAACGGCTCCGGAAAAAAGCCTGGTAGTTCCTAATAAAAGAAGCGGTGGTAGAAATAACACCGGTAAGATGACAATGCGCTACATCGGCGGTGGACACAAGAAGATGTATCGATTGATCGATTTTAAAAGGGAAAAAGAAGGCATCCCGGCAACCGTTAAAACCATAGAATACGATCCTAATCGTAGTGCTCGTATCGCTTTGCTGTTTTACAGCGATGGCGAGAAGCGCTATATCATTGCACCCAATGGTTTGAAAGTTGGTCAGGAAATTTTTTCCGGTAAAGGAGTAGCTCCTGAAATCGGAAACACTTTATATTTAAGTGAAATTCCTTTCGGAACAGTAATTCACAACATCGAACTTAATCCTGGTCAGGGTGGAAAACTTGCCCGTAGTGCTGGTTCATACGCTCAGCTTCTTTCACGTGACGGCAAATATGCTGTTGTGAAGATGCCAAGTGGTGAAACCCGCCAGATTCTGCAATCATGCCGTGCTACTGTAGGTACTGTTTCGAATACAGAACACAACCTCGAAGTGAGTGGAAAAGCTGGTCGCAGCCGTTGGCAGGGTCGCCGTCCGCGTAACCGTGGTGTTGCCATGAACCCTGTTGATCACCCGATGGGTGGTGGTGAAGGCCGTCAAACCGGTGGACATCCTCGTTCACGCAAGGGCATTCCTGCTAAAGGTTTCAAAACCCGCAGGAAAAAGGCTTCAGACAATTTAATCATCGAACGTCGTAAAAAATAA
- a CDS encoding 50S ribosomal protein L23 encodes MDVLIRPLVTEKMTAKNTELNQFGFIVAKRANKIQIKEAVESLYSVKVLDVNTMMYAGKRKFRGTRRGYVHGRTNAFKKAIVTLKEGEKIDFYSNV; translated from the coding sequence ATGGACGTATTAATAAGACCATTGGTAACAGAAAAGATGACAGCTAAGAATACTGAGCTGAATCAGTTTGGTTTTATCGTTGCAAAGCGTGCCAACAAGATTCAGATCAAGGAAGCCGTTGAATCTTTGTATAGTGTTAAAGTTCTTGATGTTAATACAATGATGTATGCCGGCAAACGTAAGTTCCGCGGAACCCGCAGAGGTTATGTTCATGGACGCACCAACGCATTCAAGAAAGCTATTGTAACTTTAAAAGAAGGAGAGAAAATTGACTTTTACAGTAACGTATAA